The Bacteroidales bacterium genomic interval GCATATTCAGCCACCGTACCGGAGCCAAGTATCACCACCTCGGTAGGGCTGATACCGGGAATACCGCCCAGCATCACTCCCTTGCCTCCGTGGGCTGTACTGAGCAGTTCGGCGGCAATATGAATGGCCGTTATTCCGGCAATGGAACTCATGGAGTTGACCACAGGATAGGTGTCGTGTTCGTCTTTAATACTCTCAAAGGCAATGGCTGTGACCTTTTTCTGCAGAAGGCCGGCGATGTACTCCTGTTGCTGTGATTGAATATGCAGGGAAGAAAGAACGGTTTGTTTCCCTTTCAGCAGCTGAATATCGTCTTTGTTCAGAGGAGCCACTTTCAAAACGATATCGGCCCGCAAAACCTGTTCGTGCGAAGTAAGGATGTAGGCTCCCCGTTCGCTGTAATCGGTATCGCTGTAATTGGCTGACCTGCCGGCATTCTGTTCCACAAGAATTTCATGGCCGTGGCCAACCAGTATTTCAACCGCCTCGGGGGTAAGAGGAACCCTGCTTTCGTTTTTGTCGGGTTCACAAGGAATGCCGATAACAAGCCTCTGGCGGCGCACCGCCGTATCGAGTTTTTCTTCCTGAGGCATCAGCCCCTCCCGGAGTAAGGGATTCTGAACCTGCGATGTCTGATTTTCAGCCATACCCGATAATTAATTGGATAAAGGTAATACAATTTCACGGATCTATTCCATACTGCCGGCCGTCTGAACCGTTACGGAACGTGTACCATCCGGATTGACCTGAATGAACACCTGAAGCAGTTCCTCAGGAAGCAGTTGGTCAATTCGTTCCGGCCATTCAATCAGGCAGATGTTTCCGCTGAAAAAATATTCTTCATAGCCAATATCGTAGGCTTCGGTAATGTCTTTGATCCTGTAAAAATCAAAATGATAGATGATGCGGCCGTTTTGTGTAAGGTATTCGTTGACAATGGCAAACGAAGGGCTGGTGACGGCACCGGAAACGCCGAGCTGTTTGCAGATTTCGGCAATCAGAGTGGTTTTTCCGGCTCCCAGCTCGCCATAAAAAGCAACAACGGGATATTGTTCCATGAGCGGCAACAGATGGCCTGCCACCAGGGGAACATCCTGCAGGGAATTCATGCCCAGACGAAGTGGTTTCATTTTGGTTGCAGGGTTATCAGAGGAATCAGCATTTCTTCCATTGATATACCTCCGTGCTGGAAGGTATTCCGGTAATAGTTGACAAAATAGTTATAATTGTTGGGATAGACAAGGAAGTCATATCCGGTGGCAAAAATGTACGAAGAAGTCACTCCGGCCGCGGGAAGATGAGCCCTGGCAGGCTGGCGGATTTCAAATACTTCTTTGGGATTGTAGTTCAGATTGCGCCCTTGTTTATAACGCAAATTGACGCTGGTCTTTTTATCGCCGACAACTTTCACCGGATTGGCAACCCGCACGGAGCCGTGATCGGTGGTAATGACAAAGGTGACCGGATGAGCGGCCAGTGCTTTGATAAGATCGAAGAGATAGGAATGCTGAAACCACGAAAGGGTGAGCGACCGGTAAGCCGGTTCATCCACCGCCAGCTCGCGGATAACCTCCATTTCGGTACGGGCATGCGACAGCAGGTCAACAAAATTGTAAACAAGCACAACCAGGTCGTTCCGCAGCAGGGATGGAATGTCTTCGAGGAGTTTTCTGCCGGCTTTCAGGTTGTTGACCTTTTCGTAGAAGGTTTTTGCATTTTTCCCTGCCCGGCTTAACTGACGGCGCAGAAGTTCCTCCTCGTACTGGTTTTTCGATTCCTCTTCCTCTTCCGAAATCCACAAATCAGGAACCAGTTGCCCGATTTCCAGCGGCATCAGGCCGGAAAAAAGGGCATTGCGTGCAAACTGTGTTGCCGTGGGCAGGATACTGCAATAGAGTTCATCGTTCACAACCGTAAGGTAGTCCTTTACCAGCTGGTAAATAACCTGCCACTGGTCAAGGCGGAGGTTGTCAATCACAATGAATACCACCTTCTCACCCTTATCGAGCAGGGGGAAAATGGTGTTTTTCATTACACTGGGCGAAAGAAGGGGCTTGGCGGCGTTTTTTTCGTCAAACCAGCCCAGGTAGTTCTGGCTGACATATTTTGCAAATTCGCGGTTGGCTTCGTTTTTCTGAAAGAGAAGGATTTCTTCCATTTCGGCGCCGGCCGAAGCTTCCAGTTCCAGTTCCCAGTAAACCAGTTTGCGGTAAATTTCGCACCAGTCATCGAAATTGCGGGCAGAATTTATCCGCAGGCTGATGTTGGAAAACTCGGCCTGGTAATCCCGTGTTGTTTTTTGTGATACCAGCTCACGGGTCTGGGTGTGTTTTTTTATTGACAGGAGAATCTGGTTGGGATTGACGGGTTTAATCAGGTAGTCGGCAATTTTTGAACCGATCGCCTGATCCATGATGTTTTCCTCTTCGCTTTTTGTAATCATCACAACCGGAACATCGGGCCGGAGGGTTTTTATACGGGAAAGGGTTTCCAGCCCGCTCAGTCCGGGCATGTTCTCATCAAGAAATATCAGATCGAATGCCCTTTCACTGACCTGGCCTATGGCATCATTGCCGTTGGTAAC includes:
- the tsaE gene encoding tRNA (adenosine(37)-N6)-threonylcarbamoyltransferase complex ATPase subunit type 1 TsaE, encoding MKPLRLGMNSLQDVPLVAGHLLPLMEQYPVVAFYGELGAGKTTLIAEICKQLGVSGAVTSPSFAIVNEYLTQNGRIIYHFDFYRIKDITEAYDIGYEEYFFSGNICLIEWPERIDQLLPEELLQVFIQVNPDGTRSVTVQTAGSME
- a CDS encoding alanine dehydrogenase yields the protein MAENQTSQVQNPLLREGLMPQEEKLDTAVRRQRLVIGIPCEPDKNESRVPLTPEAVEILVGHGHEILVEQNAGRSANYSDTDYSERGAYILTSHEQVLRADIVLKVAPLNKDDIQLLKGKQTVLSSLHIQSQQQEYIAGLLQKKVTAIAFESIKDEHDTYPVVNSMSSIAGITAIHIAAELLSTAHGGKGVMLGGIPGISPTEVVILGSGTVAEYATRAAIGLGALVKVFDNSVHRLRRLQTNVGFPVYTSIFHPNVLEKSLRSADVLIGALHIRENKPRFLITEDMVRTMKRGSVIIDVSIDQGGCIETSECRPLSDPVYVKHNVIHYSVPNLPSRVARTASIALSNVFLPLLLEIGETGSIEKAIKFNTGFRNGVYIFNGILTSKTIADLFSLPFQDINLLMAAF
- a CDS encoding bifunctional response regulator/alkaline phosphatase family protein produces the protein MKKTLILWVDDEIDLLRPHILFLQEKGYEVVTVTNGNDAIGQVSERAFDLIFLDENMPGLSGLETLSRIKTLRPDVPVVMITKSEEENIMDQAIGSKIADYLIKPVNPNQILLSIKKHTQTRELVSQKTTRDYQAEFSNISLRINSARNFDDWCEIYRKLVYWELELEASAGAEMEEILLFQKNEANREFAKYVSQNYLGWFDEKNAAKPLLSPSVMKNTIFPLLDKGEKVVFIVIDNLRLDQWQVIYQLVKDYLTVVNDELYCSILPTATQFARNALFSGLMPLEIGQLVPDLWISEEEEESKNQYEEELLRRQLSRAGKNAKTFYEKVNNLKAGRKLLEDIPSLLRNDLVVLVYNFVDLLSHARTEMEVIRELAVDEPAYRSLTLSWFQHSYLFDLIKALAAHPVTFVITTDHGSVRVANPVKVVGDKKTSVNLRYKQGRNLNYNPKEVFEIRQPARAHLPAAGVTSSYIFATGYDFLVYPNNYNYFVNYYRNTFQHGGISMEEMLIPLITLQPK